The Corallococcus caeni genome includes a region encoding these proteins:
- a CDS encoding S1 family peptidase has translation MSDDDQARRARAEEALRRTSASLVLLDLGGHTATGFVISSEGHVVTSLHAVASARAITAVLPDGLRSPVVQVAAVDERRDLAVLCLSVPDLVPALPLGPATLPREGEALHVLQAHADRPPEQRLLEVRAVQVLGEWLTLLELSRTLPEDASGSPVLDAKGEVVGLATAALANGRALGLVIPVRYITPLLKAPGPLRPLSALDAPRQRAARVRQVPQHPVGLLEGCAPPAVESVAALLGQAINVGAPTYNRGDVEGCYRLYAQTAEQLIDERDDCPGVQRALRDGLLRCEGLKDAEDRAWALRDTFDGLMDVIGRWRQSHPAPPAAVSKRPPPKTYLN, from the coding sequence ATGTCCGACGACGACCAGGCACGCCGTGCGCGGGCCGAAGAGGCCTTGCGGCGCACGAGTGCCTCCCTGGTGTTGCTGGACCTGGGGGGCCACACCGCCACGGGCTTCGTCATCTCCTCCGAGGGCCACGTCGTCACCAGCCTCCACGCGGTGGCCAGCGCGCGCGCCATCACCGCCGTGCTCCCGGACGGCCTGCGCTCCCCGGTGGTGCAGGTGGCCGCCGTGGACGAGCGCCGCGACCTGGCCGTCCTGTGCCTGTCCGTCCCGGACCTGGTGCCCGCCCTCCCGCTGGGCCCCGCCACGCTGCCCCGGGAGGGCGAAGCGCTGCACGTGCTCCAGGCCCACGCGGACCGCCCTCCCGAACAGCGCCTCCTGGAGGTCCGCGCGGTGCAGGTGCTGGGCGAATGGCTCACCCTGCTGGAGCTGTCCCGCACCCTCCCCGAGGACGCCTCCGGCTCGCCGGTGCTGGACGCGAAGGGAGAGGTGGTGGGGCTGGCCACCGCGGCGCTCGCCAACGGCCGCGCGCTGGGACTCGTCATCCCGGTGCGCTACATCACGCCGCTGCTCAAGGCGCCCGGTCCGCTGCGCCCGCTGTCCGCGCTGGACGCGCCCCGGCAGCGCGCCGCCCGCGTGCGCCAGGTGCCCCAGCACCCCGTGGGACTGCTGGAGGGCTGCGCCCCGCCGGCCGTGGAGTCCGTGGCCGCGCTGCTGGGCCAGGCCATCAACGTGGGCGCCCCCACCTACAACCGGGGCGACGTGGAGGGGTGCTACCGGCTCTACGCGCAGACGGCCGAACAGCTCATCGACGAGCGCGACGACTGCCCCGGCGTCCAGCGCGCGCTGCGCGACGGCCTGCTGCGCTGCGAGGGCCTGAAGGACGCGGAGGACCGCGCCTGGGCCCTGCGCGACACGTTCGACGGGCTGATGGACGTCATCGGCCGGTGGCGTCAGTCACATCCGGCGCCGCCCGCTGCCGTCAGCAAGCGCCCCCCGCCGAAGACGTACCTCAACTAG
- a CDS encoding DUF2378 family protein → MEPWIHPETREAPAFAPLPVRVPRRNFEGLFQHALRPSGLFAQALRDVGYDPDAVEEVFPLEVWRASLAVARRHACPGLASEDANRVLGTHYVEGFAQTLVGRIFAAAAPLLGAERCLARLPTYLRAGRDDMKLMLEPVRAREWRARVVDADPLPDFVAGVMEQVLRRTRVLPRVDVLERAEHYYSLRIRWDEA, encoded by the coding sequence ATGGAGCCGTGGATTCATCCGGAGACGCGGGAGGCGCCTGCCTTCGCGCCGCTGCCGGTGCGGGTGCCGCGCCGGAACTTCGAGGGCTTGTTTCAGCACGCCCTGAGGCCGTCTGGCCTGTTCGCGCAGGCGCTGCGGGACGTGGGCTACGACCCGGACGCCGTGGAGGAGGTCTTCCCGCTGGAGGTGTGGCGCGCGTCGCTGGCGGTGGCGCGGCGGCATGCGTGCCCGGGCCTGGCGAGCGAGGACGCCAACCGCGTGCTGGGCACGCACTACGTGGAGGGTTTCGCGCAGACGCTGGTGGGGCGCATCTTCGCCGCGGCGGCGCCGTTGCTGGGCGCGGAGCGGTGCCTGGCGCGGCTGCCCACGTACCTGCGCGCGGGACGCGACGACATGAAGCTGATGCTGGAGCCGGTGCGCGCCAGGGAGTGGCGGGCGCGCGTGGTGGACGCGGATCCGCTGCCGGACTTCGTGGCGGGCGTGATGGAGCAGGTGCTGCGCCGCACGCGGGTGCTGCCGCGCGTGGACGTCCTGGAGCGCGCCGAGCACTACTATTCGCTGCGCATCCGCTGGGACGAGGCCTGA
- a CDS encoding M4 family metallopeptidase: MTIRRTDGSTPVSLRPTTDTATPAKAKNVLRVKDGFESVSRTGAAAGAQPTAAAATTQSSTGATASQPGRLALDSKEAQQAIQASLKHLTPPMTASSLLAANKSGPTLAPRSVERDELGMTHVRLDRMHEGVKVFGEQLISHLGADGKVSSVTGEQNPIPAGLGSQKPKLAPQQAIDIAKKELGGKADKQPSSERVIYQDKEGKYHSAYQVEVTQIAGQEKPKKQNYIIDANTGKVLESFNKIGGWTKSAPAQLQVNGTSSPNVAIPDKGQVQSKINIPDGVTVDKLSVDLNIKHTWSGDLKVTVTSPSGKSAVLQDRKGGSKDDIAGSFDLSEAFKGESAKGEWTITVEDKAARDTGTLNNWSLNITAKETTPPPTDPQNPPTGTADDLSMYSGHVDLKTKKEADGTYSLEDSTRGKGVVTYDANNKPTASGQTKITDNNDKWGEATDPARAKAAVDAHYGAATTYDFYKEILGRDSIDGAGEKLTSYVHVKNNYVNAFWDGEKMSYGDGDGKQSGPLTTLDIAGHEITHGLTERTAGLIYSGESGGLNEAFSDIMGTGVEWFAAQKNPEAKWNWTVGEAAWTPNNGSNEDGLRYMNDPTKDGYSVDNYKNYPKQTEVHGSSGIANNAFYLLVEGGKNRTSGLEVKGGVGMEDGLKIFGRALTTYMTPKTTFAQAREATIKSATDLYGADSTQVQKVKDAWTAVGVN, encoded by the coding sequence ATGACCATTCGCCGCACCGACGGTTCGACGCCCGTTTCTCTCCGCCCCACCACTGACACCGCGACCCCGGCGAAGGCCAAGAACGTCCTGCGCGTGAAGGACGGCTTCGAGTCCGTCTCCCGCACGGGCGCCGCCGCTGGCGCGCAGCCCACGGCCGCCGCCGCGACGACGCAGTCCTCCACAGGGGCCACGGCCTCGCAGCCCGGCCGCCTCGCGCTGGACAGCAAGGAGGCGCAGCAGGCCATCCAGGCGTCCCTGAAGCACCTCACCCCGCCGATGACGGCCTCGTCGCTGCTGGCGGCGAACAAGAGCGGCCCGACGCTGGCGCCCCGGAGCGTGGAGCGCGACGAGCTGGGCATGACCCACGTGCGCCTGGACCGCATGCACGAGGGCGTGAAGGTCTTCGGCGAGCAGCTCATCAGCCACCTGGGCGCGGACGGCAAGGTGTCCAGCGTCACCGGTGAGCAGAACCCCATCCCCGCGGGCCTGGGTTCGCAGAAGCCCAAGCTGGCGCCGCAGCAGGCCATCGACATCGCGAAGAAGGAGCTGGGCGGCAAGGCCGACAAGCAGCCCTCTTCCGAGCGCGTCATCTACCAGGACAAGGAAGGCAAGTACCACTCCGCCTACCAGGTGGAAGTGACGCAGATCGCCGGGCAGGAGAAGCCCAAGAAGCAGAACTACATCATCGACGCCAACACGGGGAAGGTGCTGGAGAGCTTCAACAAGATCGGCGGCTGGACCAAGTCCGCGCCCGCGCAGCTCCAGGTCAACGGCACCTCCAGCCCGAACGTCGCCATCCCGGACAAGGGCCAGGTCCAGTCGAAGATCAACATCCCGGACGGCGTGACGGTGGACAAGCTGTCCGTCGACCTGAACATCAAGCACACCTGGAGCGGCGACCTGAAGGTCACGGTCACCAGCCCCTCTGGCAAGTCCGCCGTGCTGCAGGACCGCAAGGGCGGCTCCAAGGACGACATCGCGGGCTCGTTCGACCTGTCCGAGGCCTTCAAGGGCGAGAGCGCCAAGGGCGAGTGGACCATCACGGTCGAGGACAAGGCCGCGCGTGACACGGGCACCCTGAACAACTGGAGCCTGAACATCACCGCGAAGGAGACCACGCCTCCGCCGACGGATCCGCAGAACCCGCCCACGGGCACCGCGGACGACCTGTCCATGTACAGCGGCCACGTGGACCTGAAGACCAAGAAGGAAGCGGACGGCACGTACTCGCTGGAGGACTCGACGCGCGGCAAGGGCGTGGTGACCTACGACGCGAACAACAAGCCCACCGCGTCCGGCCAGACGAAGATCACCGACAACAACGACAAGTGGGGCGAGGCCACCGACCCGGCGCGCGCCAAGGCCGCCGTGGACGCGCACTACGGCGCGGCGACGACCTACGACTTCTACAAGGAGATCCTGGGCCGCGACTCCATCGACGGCGCGGGTGAGAAGCTCACCAGCTACGTGCACGTGAAGAACAACTACGTGAACGCGTTCTGGGACGGCGAGAAGATGAGCTACGGCGACGGCGACGGGAAGCAGTCCGGCCCGCTCACCACGCTGGACATCGCGGGCCACGAAATCACCCACGGCCTCACCGAGCGCACCGCGGGCCTCATCTACAGCGGCGAGTCCGGCGGCCTGAACGAGGCCTTCTCCGACATCATGGGCACGGGCGTGGAGTGGTTCGCCGCGCAGAAGAACCCCGAGGCCAAGTGGAACTGGACCGTGGGCGAGGCCGCGTGGACGCCGAACAACGGCAGCAACGAGGACGGCCTGCGCTACATGAACGACCCGACCAAGGACGGCTACTCGGTCGACAACTACAAGAACTACCCGAAGCAGACGGAGGTGCACGGCTCCAGCGGTATCGCCAACAACGCCTTCTACCTGCTCGTGGAGGGTGGCAAGAACCGCACCTCCGGCCTGGAAGTGAAGGGCGGCGTGGGCATGGAGGACGGCCTGAAGATCTTCGGCCGCGCCCTCACCACGTACATGACGCCGAAGACGACGTTCGCCCAGGCGCGTGAGGCCACCATCAAGTCGGCCACCGACCTGTACGGCGCGGACTCCACCCAGGTCCAGAAGGTGAAGGACGCCTGGACCGCGGTGGGCGTGAACTAG
- a CDS encoding M18 family aminopeptidase: MSPTDIDTQANDLLQYIDASPTPYHAVRETARRLTAAGFRELDERESWSLKPGDKVFVIRGDTSIAAFQLGTKPVDTTGFRLVGSHTDSPNLRLKPNAPVNRHGYQQLGVEIYGGVLLHTWTDRDLSLAGRVVALHNGRPQHHLVDFRRPLLRVPNLAIHLNRGVNTDGLKLNPQEHMVPVLGLESAGPAELRALLVEELGRAGVKAAADDLLGYDLCLYDLQPSTRSGLHGEFLHAPRLDNLASCHTGLTALLSGTDKREATVGVVLYDHEECGSRSAQGAASPFLKDLLERIVQGHSDGRADAFHRSIRRSFLVSADMAHAVHPNYSSMHEPKHQPQLGGGPVIKTNVNQSYATDGESWAHFAALCKEAGVTPQHFVTRTDLGCGSTIGPITAGQLGIRTVDVGNPMLSMHSIRELAAASDVARMVAVLTRFFA; this comes from the coding sequence ATGAGCCCGACCGACATCGACACGCAGGCCAACGACCTCCTCCAGTACATCGACGCGTCGCCCACGCCGTACCACGCCGTGCGCGAGACGGCCCGCCGCCTCACCGCCGCGGGCTTCCGCGAGCTGGACGAGCGCGAGTCCTGGTCGCTGAAGCCCGGCGACAAGGTCTTCGTCATCCGCGGCGACACGAGCATCGCCGCCTTCCAGCTGGGCACGAAGCCCGTGGACACCACCGGCTTCCGGCTGGTGGGCTCGCACACGGACTCGCCCAACCTGCGCCTCAAGCCAAACGCGCCCGTCAACCGCCACGGCTACCAGCAGCTCGGCGTGGAAATCTATGGCGGGGTGCTGCTGCACACGTGGACGGACCGCGACCTGTCGCTCGCGGGCCGCGTGGTGGCGCTGCACAACGGCCGCCCCCAGCACCACCTGGTGGACTTCCGCCGGCCGCTGCTGCGCGTGCCCAACCTGGCCATCCACCTGAACCGCGGCGTCAACACGGACGGCCTGAAGCTCAACCCGCAGGAGCACATGGTGCCGGTGCTGGGCCTGGAGAGCGCGGGCCCCGCGGAGCTGCGCGCGCTGCTGGTGGAGGAGCTGGGCCGCGCGGGCGTGAAGGCCGCCGCGGACGACCTCTTGGGCTACGACCTGTGCCTCTATGATTTGCAGCCGTCCACGCGCTCCGGCCTGCACGGGGAGTTCCTGCACGCGCCCCGCCTGGACAACCTGGCCAGCTGCCACACCGGGCTCACGGCGCTCCTGTCCGGTACGGACAAGCGCGAGGCCACGGTGGGCGTGGTGCTCTACGACCACGAGGAGTGCGGCAGCCGCAGCGCGCAGGGCGCCGCTTCGCCGTTCCTGAAGGACCTGCTGGAGCGCATCGTCCAGGGGCACTCGGACGGGCGCGCGGACGCGTTCCACCGCTCCATCCGCCGCTCGTTCCTGGTGAGCGCGGACATGGCGCACGCGGTGCACCCCAACTACTCCTCCATGCACGAGCCCAAGCACCAGCCGCAGCTGGGCGGCGGCCCGGTCATCAAGACCAACGTCAACCAGTCCTACGCGACGGACGGCGAGTCGTGGGCGCACTTCGCCGCGCTGTGCAAGGAGGCGGGCGTCACGCCCCAGCACTTCGTCACCCGCACGGACCTGGGCTGCGGCAGCACCATTGGCCCCATCACCGCCGGGCAGCTGGGCATCCGCACGGTGGACGTGGGCAACCCCATGCTGTCCATGCACTCCATCCGCGAGCTGGCCGCCGCGTCCGACGTGGCCCGCATGGTGGCGGTGCTGACGCGCTTCTTCGCCTGA
- a CDS encoding acyl-CoA dehydrogenase family protein, giving the protein MKDVLRFLLTEAPDFPALDSVEAWWRRHLAVLPRFPVAADLALASGFRMDRVGFAFSSGYQAALRSLFPQLPADRRAALCATETGGGHPSAIETKLTPHGSGWKLDGVKTYVTLGTHAEVLLVVASEGRDAQERNRLRMVRLDARTPGVTVEPLPPLGFVPEVPHAALRLDGVELAAEDVLPGDGYTRYLKPFRTVEDCHVNLAVLGWLVKVARRCGWPVALREELVAIAVMLHALALEDPSDAAVHVALGGALTQLHRALERCEVAWEGVDVEMRERWQRDRRLLDLASKVRAKRLEVARQRLAGGAGDD; this is encoded by the coding sequence GTGAAAGACGTCCTGCGCTTCCTGCTCACCGAGGCCCCTGACTTTCCCGCGCTCGACTCCGTGGAGGCCTGGTGGCGCCGGCACCTCGCGGTGCTGCCTCGCTTCCCGGTGGCGGCGGACCTGGCGCTCGCCAGCGGCTTCCGGATGGACCGGGTGGGGTTCGCGTTCTCCTCCGGCTACCAGGCCGCGCTGCGCTCGCTCTTCCCCCAGCTCCCGGCGGACCGGCGCGCCGCGCTCTGCGCCACGGAGACCGGCGGCGGGCACCCGAGCGCCATCGAGACGAAGCTCACGCCGCACGGGTCCGGCTGGAAGCTCGACGGCGTGAAGACCTACGTCACGCTGGGCACGCACGCGGAGGTGCTGCTGGTGGTCGCCTCCGAGGGCCGCGACGCCCAGGAGCGCAACCGCCTGCGCATGGTGCGGCTGGACGCGAGGACGCCCGGCGTGACGGTGGAGCCGCTGCCGCCGCTGGGCTTCGTGCCGGAGGTGCCGCACGCGGCGCTGCGGCTGGACGGCGTGGAGCTGGCGGCGGAGGACGTGCTGCCCGGGGATGGCTACACCCGCTACCTCAAGCCGTTCCGCACGGTGGAGGACTGCCACGTCAACCTGGCGGTGCTGGGCTGGCTGGTGAAGGTGGCCCGCCGGTGCGGCTGGCCGGTGGCGCTGCGCGAGGAGCTGGTCGCCATCGCCGTCATGCTCCACGCGCTGGCGCTGGAGGACCCCAGCGACGCGGCCGTGCACGTGGCGCTGGGCGGCGCGCTCACGCAGCTGCACCGCGCGCTGGAGCGCTGCGAGGTGGCCTGGGAGGGCGTGGACGTGGAGATGCGCGAGCGGTGGCAGCGCGACCGGCGACTGCTCGACCTGGCCTCCAAGGTGCGCGCGAAGCGGCTGGAGGTCGCGCGGCAGCGGCTGGCCGGCGGCGCGGGCGACGACTGA
- a CDS encoding SET domain-containing protein, producing MTTSPSFQPTPSIPFELRQSPIQGQGAFATRRIRKGARIIEYIGERITQAEADTRYDDESMERHHTFLFNLDDDTVLDAGTIHNESRYINHSCEPNCQSLIDKGHIHIYALRAIEPGEELTYDYAYERTPEMDADAESLYVCRCGTPSCRGTILAPEKKAPARRKKPASKAKSTSKAKSASKSKSTSKAKSVRKAKSAPPAPAKKKRSAPRTKSPGRGRRAAS from the coding sequence ATGACGACTTCCCCTTCCTTCCAGCCGACCCCGTCGATCCCCTTCGAGCTGCGCCAGTCCCCCATCCAGGGCCAGGGCGCGTTCGCCACCCGCCGCATCCGCAAGGGCGCGCGCATCATCGAGTACATCGGTGAGCGCATCACCCAGGCGGAGGCGGACACCCGCTACGACGACGAGTCGATGGAGCGCCACCACACGTTCCTCTTCAACCTGGACGACGACACGGTGCTGGACGCGGGCACGATCCACAACGAGTCGCGCTACATCAACCACTCCTGCGAGCCCAACTGTCAGTCGCTCATCGACAAGGGCCACATCCACATCTACGCGCTGCGCGCCATCGAACCGGGGGAGGAGCTGACGTACGACTACGCGTACGAGCGCACCCCGGAGATGGACGCCGACGCCGAGTCGCTCTACGTCTGCCGCTGCGGCACGCCCTCCTGCCGGGGCACCATCCTCGCCCCGGAGAAGAAGGCCCCCGCGCGGCGCAAGAAGCCCGCGTCGAAGGCCAAGTCGACCTCCAAGGCGAAGTCCGCCTCGAAGTCCAAGTCGACGTCCAAGGCGAAGTCCGTCAGGAAGGCGAAGTCCGCGCCGCCGGCCCCCGCGAAGAAGAAGCGGAGCGCCCCGCGCACGAAGTCCCCCGGCCGCGGCCGCCGCGCCGCCAGCTGA
- a CDS encoding DUF423 domain-containing protein, protein MMRWWLVVGAVNAFLSVAAGAFGAHALKARLPQDLLVIFETGARYHMYHALALVAVGLLGAVRPSALLSSAGWAMLAGIVLFSGSLYALALSGVRVLGAITPLGGLGFLAGWVLFAMAAWRATP, encoded by the coding sequence ATGATGCGTTGGTGGCTCGTGGTTGGCGCGGTGAACGCTTTCCTGTCCGTGGCGGCGGGGGCCTTCGGGGCCCATGCGTTGAAGGCCCGGCTTCCCCAGGACCTGCTGGTCATCTTCGAAACCGGGGCGCGCTACCACATGTACCACGCGCTCGCGCTGGTGGCGGTGGGACTGCTGGGCGCGGTGCGCCCCTCCGCGCTGCTGTCGTCCGCGGGGTGGGCGATGCTCGCGGGCATCGTCCTGTTCTCCGGCAGCCTGTACGCGCTGGCCCTGTCCGGCGTGCGCGTGCTGGGCGCCATCACGCCGCTGGGCGGCCTGGGCTTCCTCGCCGGCTGGGTGCTCTTCGCCATGGCCGCGTGGCGCGCCACGCCGTGA
- a CDS encoding CCA tRNA nucleotidyltransferase, giving the protein MTSASPAGTTLQAVDASRIDPDALATLQKLHAHGHVAYLAGGCVRDLLVGRRPKDFDLVSSASALQVRELFPQSVAFGGRRFLVVQLRLGGGRVLEVATFRAHPAHDHPGPDAVIIQDEVLADYLPEQGTPEQDARARDFTVNGLFYDVVQGRVLDATGGQRDLQANLLRINGTPEEAPARLRNDPGIMLRGARFATRLGMELEPSTAEAMASCGDALARCSRYRLLSETLRGVGAGTGAPFLRLVRKMGWLPLLLPPVARWLEQGSGARERRLLAHVDAVDRQVRATGQPFNQLALATALLLPVATPDAGGPPDPAVLGAVLGELVEGEPELAPLPAHARALTALVGQVVASPESGPQGHPLLPDARRLAALVVEAGTAQA; this is encoded by the coding sequence ATGACGTCCGCTTCGCCCGCAGGGACGACGCTCCAGGCCGTGGATGCGTCCCGCATTGATCCGGACGCGCTGGCCACCCTCCAGAAGCTGCACGCGCACGGCCACGTGGCGTACCTGGCGGGCGGGTGCGTGAGGGACCTGCTCGTGGGGCGCAGGCCCAAGGACTTTGACCTGGTGTCGAGCGCGTCCGCGCTCCAGGTCCGCGAGCTCTTTCCCCAGAGCGTCGCGTTCGGAGGCCGCCGGTTCCTGGTGGTCCAGCTGCGCCTGGGAGGCGGCAGGGTGCTGGAGGTCGCCACCTTCCGCGCGCATCCCGCGCACGATCATCCGGGGCCGGACGCGGTGATCATCCAGGACGAGGTGCTGGCGGACTACCTCCCGGAGCAGGGGACGCCCGAGCAGGACGCCCGCGCTCGAGACTTCACCGTCAACGGGCTCTTCTACGATGTGGTCCAGGGCCGCGTCCTGGATGCGACCGGCGGACAGCGCGACCTCCAGGCGAACCTGCTGCGCATCAACGGGACACCGGAGGAAGCGCCGGCGCGGCTGCGCAACGACCCTGGCATCATGCTCCGGGGCGCCCGGTTCGCCACGCGGCTGGGGATGGAGCTGGAGCCCTCCACCGCGGAGGCGATGGCAAGCTGTGGGGACGCGCTGGCCCGATGTTCGCGCTACCGCCTGTTGAGCGAGACCCTGCGGGGCGTAGGCGCCGGAACTGGCGCCCCGTTCCTGCGGCTGGTGCGGAAAATGGGCTGGCTGCCGCTGCTGCTGCCGCCCGTGGCCCGGTGGCTGGAGCAGGGGAGCGGGGCTCGGGAGCGGCGCCTCCTGGCCCACGTGGATGCCGTGGACCGTCAGGTGCGCGCCACGGGGCAGCCCTTCAACCAGCTGGCACTGGCCACCGCGCTGTTGCTGCCGGTCGCCACGCCGGACGCGGGAGGACCCCCGGATCCAGCTGTCCTCGGGGCGGTGCTGGGCGAACTGGTGGAGGGGGAGCCGGAGCTAGCGCCCCTTCCGGCGCACGCGCGGGCCCTGACGGCCCTGGTGGGCCAGGTGGTGGCGTCCCCGGAGTCCGGGCCGCAGGGCCACCCGCTGTTGCCCGATGCCCGGCGGTTGGCCGCGCTCGTCGTTGAGGCGGGTACCGCCCAGGCCTGA
- a CDS encoding cyclic peptide export ABC transporter: MTVFTLLLRTSRGLFALAVLLGLMSGAANARLIALINDAIGGNGPGGTSSAWLFAGVVAVALGARVGSQMVLSRLNFGMLHRLRVDLSRQALGSPLRGLEQLGEHRLMGVLKEDAFTISQALVQVPTMFINMALICGCLVYLAWLSGRTFLAFCLVLGLGLAGLMVLQSRSRDSLQQARSRIDELFRHYRSLWAGMKELRLHRRRGQAFLEEQLGPTSAFIRDQLLRTADVNAVSAALASLLVFALIGLLLYAFPAFGALERTTVVGYVLVVLYLQPPLDSVISLLQSVMRADVAVRNVERTGMALAQGVEPAGTERPEPRAFQRLTLDGVTHSYHREDEDTRFTLGPLHLELVQGEVLFIVGGNGSGKTTLAKLLTGLYVPEGGRVLLDGVPVTDADRAHYRQLFSTVFAEFHLFDSMLGLSSPALAERARALLVRLRLERKVTLTDGRLSTTQLSTGQRKRLALLTAYLEDRPVYVFDEWAADQDPVFKDVFYRELLPELKEAGKAVVVISHDDRYFHGADRLVRLEDGRIVTPASEAAQPTRSLS, translated from the coding sequence ATGACGGTCTTCACGCTGCTGCTGCGCACCTCCCGCGGGCTCTTCGCGCTCGCGGTCCTGCTGGGCCTCATGTCCGGTGCGGCCAACGCCCGGCTCATCGCGCTCATCAACGACGCCATCGGCGGCAACGGCCCCGGGGGCACGTCCAGCGCGTGGCTGTTCGCGGGCGTGGTGGCGGTGGCGCTGGGCGCGCGCGTGGGCTCGCAGATGGTGCTGAGCCGGTTGAACTTCGGGATGCTGCACCGCCTGCGGGTGGACTTGAGCCGGCAGGCGCTGGGCTCACCGCTGCGGGGGCTGGAGCAGCTGGGCGAGCACCGGCTGATGGGCGTGCTGAAGGAGGACGCGTTCACCATCTCCCAGGCGCTGGTGCAGGTGCCCACCATGTTCATCAACATGGCGCTCATCTGCGGCTGCCTCGTGTACCTGGCGTGGCTGTCCGGGCGGACGTTCCTGGCGTTCTGCCTGGTGCTGGGTCTGGGGCTCGCGGGGCTGATGGTGCTCCAGTCCCGTTCGCGCGACAGCCTCCAGCAGGCGCGCAGCCGCATCGACGAGTTGTTCCGGCACTACCGGTCGCTGTGGGCAGGCATGAAGGAGCTGCGGCTGCACCGGCGGCGGGGCCAGGCCTTCCTGGAGGAGCAGCTGGGCCCCACGTCCGCCTTCATCCGCGACCAGCTCTTGCGCACCGCGGACGTCAACGCGGTGAGCGCGGCGCTGGCGTCGCTGCTCGTCTTCGCGCTCATCGGCCTGTTGCTGTACGCCTTCCCCGCGTTCGGCGCGCTCGAGCGCACCACCGTGGTGGGCTACGTGCTGGTGGTGCTGTACCTGCAGCCGCCGCTCGACTCCGTCATCAGCCTGCTGCAGTCCGTGATGCGCGCGGACGTGGCGGTGCGCAACGTGGAGCGCACGGGGATGGCGCTCGCGCAGGGCGTGGAGCCCGCCGGCACGGAGCGTCCGGAGCCACGCGCCTTCCAGCGGCTGACGCTCGACGGCGTCACGCACTCCTATCACCGCGAGGACGAGGACACGCGCTTCACGCTGGGGCCCCTGCACCTGGAGCTGGTGCAGGGCGAGGTGCTCTTCATCGTCGGGGGCAACGGCAGCGGCAAGACGACGCTGGCCAAGTTGCTCACCGGCCTGTACGTGCCGGAGGGCGGACGGGTGCTGCTGGACGGCGTGCCCGTCACCGACGCGGACCGCGCGCACTACCGTCAGCTCTTCTCCACGGTCTTCGCGGAGTTCCACCTCTTCGACAGCATGCTGGGCCTGTCGTCCCCGGCGCTGGCGGAGCGGGCGCGTGCGCTGCTCGTGCGGCTGAGGTTGGAGCGCAAGGTGACGTTGACGGACGGGCGGCTGTCCACGACGCAGCTGTCCACCGGGCAGCGCAAGCGGCTGGCGCTGCTCACCGCGTACCTGGAGGACCGGCCCGTCTACGTCTTCGATGAGTGGGCTGCGGACCAGGATCCGGTGTTCAAGGACGTCTTCTACCGGGAGCTGTTGCCGGAGCTGAAGGAGGCCGGCAAGGCCGTGGTGGTCATCTCCCACGACGACCGGTACTTCCACGGCGCGGACCGGCTGGTGCGGCTGGAGGACGGCCGCATCGTGACGCCGGCGTCCGAAGCCGCCCAACCGACGAGGAGCCTGTCATGA
- a CDS encoding glutathione S-transferase family protein — MSAETRLPRLTYFHARGLAEKIHLLLAEAGVAYEYRDLGVYDAKAKVKTPEFEALKATGILAFDKVPLWEEQDGFCVVQSRAILRHVARTRGLYGVNDREAAACDMIIESVEEVSARALSLSSMSPDELGEMLPVVLGEELPVWLRLFERFLARNHGGEGFFVGEKVSVADTCVFGMLEMLVDNGLMEVIEGYPRLRAFFTRMQQRPGIARWLADAKRFPPVQLLNG; from the coding sequence ATGAGCGCCGAGACACGACTGCCACGTCTGACGTACTTCCACGCCCGCGGTCTGGCGGAGAAGATCCACCTGCTGCTGGCGGAAGCGGGGGTCGCGTACGAGTACCGCGACCTGGGCGTCTATGACGCGAAGGCGAAGGTGAAGACGCCGGAGTTCGAAGCCCTCAAGGCCACGGGCATTCTTGCCTTTGACAAGGTTCCGCTGTGGGAGGAGCAGGATGGGTTCTGCGTGGTGCAGAGCCGCGCCATCCTGCGTCATGTGGCGCGCACGCGGGGCCTGTATGGCGTCAACGACCGGGAGGCGGCGGCGTGCGACATGATCATCGAGAGCGTCGAGGAGGTGTCCGCGCGCGCGCTGAGCCTCAGCTCCATGTCTCCGGACGAGCTGGGGGAGATGCTGCCGGTGGTGCTGGGCGAGGAGCTGCCGGTGTGGCTGCGCCTGTTCGAGCGGTTCCTCGCGCGCAACCACGGCGGCGAGGGCTTCTTCGTCGGGGAGAAGGTGAGCGTGGCGGACACGTGTGTCTTCGGCATGCTGGAGATGCTGGTGGACAATGGGCTGATGGAGGTCATCGAGGGCTATCCGCGGCTGCGCGCCTTCTTCACGCGCATGCAGCAGCGGCCCGGCATCGCGCGGTGGCTCGCGGATGCGAAGCGCTTCCCGCCCGTGCAGCTGCTCAACGGCTGA